The following nucleotide sequence is from Mycobacterium sp. Z3061.
GTGCGGAACCAGCCCTCATCGTCGAGTGCCTCGGCGGTCGCGTCCGGCAGATCGTGGTATGACGTCATCACTCCCGGTCCACGGAGCAGGATCTCGCCGTCGTCGGCGATCTTCACCTCGGTGGCCGGGAAGGGCCAGCCGACCGTGCCGAACCGGTAAGCGTTGGGCCGGTTGATGAATGAGGCCGCCGCCGTCTCGGTCAGGCCGTAGCCCTCGAGAACCACGATGCCGACCGCGTCGAACCACTGGGCGACGTTGCGATCCAGTTTTGCGGCGGCGGAGACGAAGAACCGCACCCGGCCGCCGAACCGCTCCCGAATCGTGGAGAACACCAGGCGATCCGCCAGTCGGTACGCCAGTGAGGATGCCCAGGAGGGTTTTTCGCCCGCTTGCCTGGTTTCGGACACCTTCAGCCCGACCGCGATGGCCCAGTCGAAGATCTTCTTCTTCAAGCCGCCCTGCTCGCCGACCATACTGACGATGCGGGCATGCGCCTTCTCGAAGATGCGGGGCGCCGCACCCATCACGGTGGGGCGCACAGCGGCGAGGTTGTCCACGATCCGCTCGACTCTGCCGTCGATGGCGGTCGGGAAGCCGATCTGTAGCGGCAGTGCCAGCATCACCTTGCCGAACGAGTGCGCCAACGGCAACCACAGGAAGTTGAGATCCTCTGGCCCAAGCACATTCAACGCGTCGATGGCCGCGGCGGTGTAGGTCCAGGCCTCGTGCGTCAGCCGCACACCCTTGGGCCGTCCGGTGGTTCCCGAGGTGTAGATCAGGCTGGCGAGCCGGTTGGGGCCCACGTCCGCGATCCTGGCGTCGACGGCGTCGGGGGAGTCGGCCAGTAATTGGCTGCCCCGCCGCTCCAGTTCGTCGAGGGTCAGGACCCAGTCGCCGTCGCCGTCGCCGTCGATGATCACGACGTTGCTCACGGCCGGCAGCTCATTGCGATGTTCGAGCAGTTTGTCGACCTGCCCCTGGTTTTCGGCGACCACGACGCGGCTGCCCGAGTTGGCAACGATGTATGCCACATCGGTGGCGTTCGTCGTCGGATACACGGTGGTGGTGGCCGCACCCGCACACATCACCGCGAAATCGACGAGCACCCACTCGTAGCGTGTCGAGGAGGCGAGCGCGACGCGATCTTCCGGGGCGATGCCCAGCGCGATCAGCCCTGCGGCGATGTTCTTTACCCGGTCGCCGACCTGCTGCCACGTCACGCTCTCCCACCCGTGGTCGCGTGGGTAGCGAAAGGCTTCGGCGTGCGGGGTGGCGGCGACGCGGTTGCGGAACAAATGTGCGACCGACGGGGCGCGCCGCTCGATCTTGCTGAGGTCCGGCCTCTCCAGTGAGGCTAGCGGTGTGTTCATGGCGCTCATCCGTGCTTTCCGAGCCGAATACCGTCTTTCGACGCTACGACGCCGGCACCGGTGGCGCGAGTGACTTAAGTCCTTTCCGGCCTGGTCATCCGTCCTCACTCGGGCGCCGGACATGTGCTATGCAGGTCAAGGACTTTCGCTCGCCGGGGCGGGGTCCTAGGTCCCTACGCCGCGTCCCGGCGCGGTGTTAGCGTGCCGCCATGACGATGCCCACCAGTAGCGACCAGAAGCATCCGGAGCCCTCCGGCTGGGGCGTGCCGGCCGTCGGCGGTCTGGTCGGCGCCGCGACGCCGTTCATGCACACCGGGCAGTACCTCGCCCAATCATGGCGGGACTATCTGGGTCAGACTCCCGACGAGCTCCCCATCGCCCGGCCGACCGTGGCGCTGGCGGCGCAGGCCTTTCGCGACGAGGTCGTCCTGATGGGCCTGAAGGCCCGTCGCCCGGTCAGTCGGCCTGAAGTGTTCGACCGCATCACCCGCGAGGTGCTGGCCGGTCTCGAGTTCTACGGCGACAAGGGGTGGTTGGACCAGCCCGAAGGCTTCTTCGCCAAGCCGCCGGCGCCCTCGGACGTCACCGTGCGAAAGGTGAAGGGGCGCAGGCGTTCGTTCTACCGCATGTTCTTCACCAGCGGCTACACGCCGCACCCGGGGGAACCTGGTGTGCAGCGATGGCAGAGCTACACGGCAAACGACCGTGAATACGCGCTGCTGCTTCGGCACGCGCAACCACGACCCTGGCTGGTGTGTGTGCACGGGACCGAGATGGGCCGGGCCGCATTGGATCTGGCCCTGTTCCGGGCCTGGAAGTTACACGACGAGCTTGGCCTCAACGTCGTGATGCCCGTCCTGCCCATGCACGGGCCCCGGGCGCGGGGCCTGCCGAAGGGCGCGGTGTTTCCGGGCGAGGACGTGCTCGACGATGTGCACGCGACGGCCCAGGCCGTCTGGGACATCCGCCGGCTGCTGTCGTGGATCCGGTTGCAGGAGCCCGATTCCCGCATCGGCCTGAACAGCCTGTCGCTCGGCGGTTACATCGCATCGCTGGTCGCCAGCCTGGAGGACGGCCTCACGTGCGCGATCCTCGGTGTCCCGGTGGCCGACCTGGTCGACGTGCTGGGCCGGCATTCGGGTCTCAGCGATGATGACCCACGCCGCCGGACGATGCGGTTGGCCGAACCCATCGGACGGATGGTGTCGCCGTTGTCCCTGACCCCGCGCGTGCCGATGCAGGGTCGCTTCATCTATGCCGGTGTCGCCGATCGCCTCGTGCATCCGCGCGAGCAGGTCAATCGCCTGTGGAAGCACTGGGGTAAACCCGAAATCGTCTGGTACCCGGGCGGTCACACCGGATTCTTCCGCTCCCAACCGGTGCAGCGGTTCGTGTGGGAGGCGCTGCAACAGTCGGGTCTGCTGGAGGCGCCTGCGAAGCTGCGTGCCCGACCTGCCTAGTCGTTCGAGTCGAGATGGACCTGCTCAGCCCGCTGGACACCGCGATGATGGCCGCGGAACTGCTGGCCAGCCCGATGCACGTCGGTGTGGTGCTGATCCTGTCGCCTCCGCCGGACGCCGGTCCCGGCTACGTCGACGACGTGTATGCGTCGGCGCTCGTGGGGGTCCAGCCGATCGACCGGCGGCTGCGCCGGTATCCGCACCGTGGTGTGGATACCGGGGGCATGTGGGTCTGGCGTGAGTTGGAATCCGTTGACCTGGAACACCATTGCCAGCGCCGGACATTATCCGTCGACGCCGGGGGCTTGTGGGAGTTGATCGGCGAATTGGACGCGGAGCGGCTCGACCGGTCGCGTCCGATGTGGATGTCGTATCTCATCGACGGCCTGGAAGACGGTCGCTTCGCGTTCTATGTCAAGGTGCACCACACCGTCATCGACGGCGTCGCGGGCCTGCGGATGATCACCGATGCGCTCAGTGCCGACCCGGCGGAACACGCGATGCCACCGTTCTACGCCGACCGCTGGACGGGACCGCCGCCGGACACATCGAGCGGGCTGGTGTCGCGGCTCACGGCGCCGCTGCGGTGGGTAGGCGGCACGGTCGGGTCCGGTGTGGGGTTGGTTGAGGCCGTGGTTACCGGAATGCTGGCGACCGTCGTCGACAGTCTGGTCGCACACGTGACGAAACTGCCGTTCGATGCTCCCTATACCCGCTTCAACGGTCGTTTGGGAGCCGGGCGCGCGGTCTGCGCGGGCAGCTGGCCGCGCCATCGTATTCAGGCCATCCAGCAATTGGCGGGAGTCAGCGCCAACGATGTGATCACGGCGATGCTGGCGGGCGTGGTGCGGCAATGGTTGCGCGAGCACGAGGAACTGCCCGACCGGTCCCTGGTCGCGGTGTGTCCCATCACCGTACGGAGCCATGCCGGGCGCTCTTCGAAGCAGTCTTCCGGCAACATGTTCGGCCTGTGGCTGTGCCCGCTGGGCACCGATCTGGATGATCCGGGCGCCCGCCTGGGGCTGATTCACCGCTCCATGGCGGCAGGAAAACGCTGGGTGGCCAAGCGCGGATCGGCTGCGTCGTTACTGACGAATGCGGGAAGTGTTGCCGCGACGGTGATTCCGCCGCTGCTGCCGGTGACGTGGCAGGGCCGGACCGGATACAACCTGCCGATCTCGCACGTACCCGGGCCACGCACCGAGATGTACTTCAATGGCGCTCACGTCGAGGAGATCTACCCGGTCTCGACTGTCTATGACGGCCAGGGACTCAACGTGACCACGTGCTCGTATGCCGACCGGGTGGGATTCGGCTTCGTCGCGGGAGCTGACGTGGTGCCCGATATCGAGAGATTCATCCCGCTGACCGAGGCTTGTCTGGCAGAACTCGAAGTGGCCGTGGGTGCCTGCCCCGGCTGAGTCCTCTCAGGCGGCGCGGCGTACCTGCGGAGTCTGGCCTGCGGGCTGGGGCGCCGGCTTGGCTGCAGGCATCCATCC
It contains:
- a CDS encoding AMP-dependent synthetase/ligase, with product MNTPLASLERPDLSKIERRAPSVAHLFRNRVAATPHAEAFRYPRDHGWESVTWQQVGDRVKNIAAGLIALGIAPEDRVALASSTRYEWVLVDFAVMCAGAATTTVYPTTNATDVAYIVANSGSRVVVAENQGQVDKLLEHRNELPAVSNVVIIDGDGDGDWVLTLDELERRGSQLLADSPDAVDARIADVGPNRLASLIYTSGTTGRPKGVRLTHEAWTYTAAAIDALNVLGPEDLNFLWLPLAHSFGKVMLALPLQIGFPTAIDGRVERIVDNLAAVRPTVMGAAPRIFEKAHARIVSMVGEQGGLKKKIFDWAIAVGLKVSETRQAGEKPSWASSLAYRLADRLVFSTIRERFGGRVRFFVSAAAKLDRNVAQWFDAVGIVVLEGYGLTETAAASFINRPNAYRFGTVGWPFPATEVKIADDGEILLRGPGVMTSYHDLPDATAEALDDEGWFRTGDIGEIDPDGFLRITDRKKDMFKTSQGKYVAPSAIEVRFKGLCPYAGELIVIGEAKPYCVALVTLDGEAITDWAAKQGLSGMSFAEIARDEKTRDLIAGYIDELNSELNRWEQIKKFAILDRELSIEAGDLTPSMKLRRKVVVDKFAERLAELYEPVTAGT
- a CDS encoding alpha/beta hydrolase family protein; the encoded protein is MPTSSDQKHPEPSGWGVPAVGGLVGAATPFMHTGQYLAQSWRDYLGQTPDELPIARPTVALAAQAFRDEVVLMGLKARRPVSRPEVFDRITREVLAGLEFYGDKGWLDQPEGFFAKPPAPSDVTVRKVKGRRRSFYRMFFTSGYTPHPGEPGVQRWQSYTANDREYALLLRHAQPRPWLVCVHGTEMGRAALDLALFRAWKLHDELGLNVVMPVLPMHGPRARGLPKGAVFPGEDVLDDVHATAQAVWDIRRLLSWIRLQEPDSRIGLNSLSLGGYIASLVASLEDGLTCAILGVPVADLVDVLGRHSGLSDDDPRRRTMRLAEPIGRMVSPLSLTPRVPMQGRFIYAGVADRLVHPREQVNRLWKHWGKPEIVWYPGGHTGFFRSQPVQRFVWEALQQSGLLEAPAKLRARPA
- a CDS encoding wax ester/triacylglycerol synthase family O-acyltransferase, producing the protein MDLLSPLDTAMMAAELLASPMHVGVVLILSPPPDAGPGYVDDVYASALVGVQPIDRRLRRYPHRGVDTGGMWVWRELESVDLEHHCQRRTLSVDAGGLWELIGELDAERLDRSRPMWMSYLIDGLEDGRFAFYVKVHHTVIDGVAGLRMITDALSADPAEHAMPPFYADRWTGPPPDTSSGLVSRLTAPLRWVGGTVGSGVGLVEAVVTGMLATVVDSLVAHVTKLPFDAPYTRFNGRLGAGRAVCAGSWPRHRIQAIQQLAGVSANDVITAMLAGVVRQWLREHEELPDRSLVAVCPITVRSHAGRSSKQSSGNMFGLWLCPLGTDLDDPGARLGLIHRSMAAGKRWVAKRGSAASLLTNAGSVAATVIPPLLPVTWQGRTGYNLPISHVPGPRTEMYFNGAHVEEIYPVSTVYDGQGLNVTTCSYADRVGFGFVAGADVVPDIERFIPLTEACLAELEVAVGACPG